The Chamaesiphon minutus PCC 6605 DNA window CTAGAATATCATTCACGACTATTTCTACATCTAGAACTTCGCCTCTAGCAACTTCAGCTCTAGCAATGTCTACTTTTTCCCGAACTTCATTCACCCATTGAATATATTCCGCATTCTGTTTCTCCAGCAGACGAAAGGCGGTATCGATGACTTCTTCTGGGTTGCTAAATTGTCCTGCCTCAATTTGCGACTGAATGAATCGTTCGTGTTCGGGTGTAAGGACGCTCGCCATAGGTGTAAGCAATACTGGTTATAATTATAGTTTAGCGCA harbors:
- a CDS encoding ribbon-helix-helix domain-containing protein gives rise to the protein MASVLTPEHERFIQSQIEAGQFSNPEEVIDTAFRLLEKQNAEYIQWVNEVREKVDIARAEVARGEVLDVEIVVNDILERFLQAREARS